A genomic window from Schistocerca piceifrons isolate TAMUIC-IGC-003096 chromosome 10, iqSchPice1.1, whole genome shotgun sequence includes:
- the LOC124718998 gene encoding migration and invasion enhancer 1, whose amino-acid sequence MGDVNVEVEYCGGCGYLPKFQELSDKIRESVPSANVTGKEGRTGSFEVSVNGQLIYSKLRTMAFPDFQNVTDIVNDAAAGREIKSVDKQQPINCIIL is encoded by the exons ATGGGGGACGTAAACGTGGAAGTGGAATACTG tggtggatgtggatatCTCCCAAAATTCCAAGAGTTATCGGATAAGATTCGTGAATCTGTACCATCAGCGAACGTAACAGGAAAGGAGGGGCGAACAG GTTCATTTGAGGTTTCTGTGAATGGACAGCTCATCTACTCAAAGCTGCGAACCATGGCATTTCCTGATTTTCAGAATGTAACAGACATTGTGAATGATGCAGCAGCTGGTAGAGAAATAAAGTCTGTTGACAAACAGCAGCCTATAAACTGCATTATTTTGTAA
- the LOC124718997 gene encoding protein NATD1 isoform X2, producing the protein MLRRSARILARTVKPNASTIAIMQFSTDALEVSHDKSVKEFFITLGKERAVLQYDEDACGVVDLLHTEVPSIFQGKGVGRILAKKIIQCLVMGST; encoded by the exons ATGCTTCGACGCTCTGCAAGGATTTTGGCAAGAACTGTTAAACCAAATGCGAGTACAATTGCAATAATGCAATTTTCCACAGACGCTCTTGAAGTTAGTCACGACAAGAGCGTCAAGGAATTCTTTATTACTTTGGGCAAAG AAAGAGCAGTCCTGCAATACGATGAGGACGCTTGTGGTGTTGTCGACTTACTACATACTGAAGTCCCATCAATCTTCCAAGGAAAGGGTGTTGGGAGGATACTAGCTAAG AAGATAATTCAATGCCTTGTGATGGGATCAACATAG